The sequence CGTTGAAGAACTGAGCCAGCCTGAACAATATTCAACTCAGAGTCAAGAATAAAGTGGAATGGAAAAGCTTCTGCAAAGATATGAGGTGGAAGAGTGATTGAAGAAGTCATCTTAATCAACAGAATTAGGCTTGTGGCTTGTAGTGAATTAGAAACTCATCGTGGTCGGATCCTGACTCTTTGCTCTCGACTTGGGAGATGTCTACTTCTGTCTCGAACCGTGCTCCTAATCCCTTCACTAAACCTACAACCATTGGTGCCAAACCTTCGCGCTCTGATCGATATTCAAGACTTAAGACTTGATCATCGATTTCACTACAATCAAAGGAAGGAGGCCGTAACTTTGGAAAACTGACGCCCACCCTAGCATGTAAATTGTCCAAATTCTGGAGAAACTCAGGCAAATCATCTCCACTCATATCCATGAGTTCCCCATAGCCTTCACTAGCAGTGAACTGTACCCAAAATTCACCAAAAGCCTCCATGATTTGGGCGGGGGAAAGTTCTAAGACTTCACTTGCTGCTTTGACTAACCGATGGGTTACATCGTCTGGATAGCCCTCCATCCGAATAAACGTGTCAGTTTCTACATTCGCTTTGTCACGAATCTCCTGCCAGACTGGTTCACCAAAATGACTTTTCACCATATCCGCGATCGCCTTATTCACGAGTCCGTACATTCGGAGCCTCCTAGGATATAGAGAATTAGCTAGTTGGGACAACTGGAGATGACTGTACAGAGCTTTGGAGAAATGTAGCTAGTACAAGTCTTGGATATGGGTTATTGTGCCCTGCTAACCTCGCAAAATCGCTACTGTGCAGAATAAAAGATTGTTAACGAATGGGGCCAAACGAATGGGGCCACTAGTCACCATAACTGGAGGCCATCAGGCAATCAATCCATACAATTGCCTGAGTGATTCAGCCTCCTTTACGAGATTAACTGGCTGAGTGACTATAAACTAGGGGCTGGAATGCCAGTCGGTTGGATGGGATGGCTGGTCGGCATGCTAAAGACGTGAAAGTCTGCATTTGCTCAATCCGCCGTTGTATTCCATCAAAAAACTGAACCCGTGCATCCAGAGCTTCTAAAATGGCACGATGAATGTCGATCGCCTGGTTCTCATTTTGAATCCGGGGTTCCAACAATGCTAATAACTTAGCGGCATGACTATCGTCCACATCAATGTGCAGCTCAAAGAAGATTAAATCCTCTCGAGTCAACGGAGCTGCACCTTGGATCCCTTGATAGAGTTGGGAATACAGAGAATGGACGATTCCTTCTGAGGCGAAACAAATGGCTCCTAACGCTGCCAGATAGTTGTATTGATGGGCCAGACTCAAATACGTTTGAATCATGGCTTGGGTTTCTACAGTTGCTGGAAATTCTAGTAAGTTAGCGTCGGGAATTCCGATCGCTCTAGTAAATCGTCGAAAGAGCTCTGGATGGGTGGCACTAAGATCTCCCTGACCCATCTCGTCAAATAAGTTGTCTAGAATGATCCACTGAGCTTCTTCATCGGGGCAGCAAGATAAAATGCTGGCTAGAATTCGATTGAATTCCTTGGAGAACTTGTACATCTGAACTGCTAAAATCTGCACTTCAGGTAACGTCAGTTGCCCCTCACGGCATCGTTTTAAAAAGGGATGTTGCCAAAGCTCATGGCTGTGAGCCAGATCGCGAAAAGTTTGAATGAAGGGGGAAGTCTCAATTTTCATCGTACAACCTGTATGGCCAAGTGAAGTGGAAAATCAACGAGGGGCTGAAAGAAGGCTTCATCTAACTGAACATGTTCAGGCGTTACCCTGAGTTCCTGCACGATCGGCAACGTTTGAAAACCAGCCCTACGAAGTGCCTCAAAATAGTCTTCTAGCGTTTTATGAACGAGTTGAACATCCAGCCAAGTTCCATCACGCTTCCAAATTCGACCCGGAAAAATGTGGTTACGTTGACTAAAATACTTAGTTTCTTCAACTTGAAAATAGAAGGGATAGTCAGCCTTACGCATGTAAGGAAATGCTGGATGGGGAACACTAAAAATAAATTGACCTTGTGGTCGTAACACCCTGATGACTTCTGTCATGCATTGCTGCATTTGTTCAACGGTTAGATAGTTGAACAAAAACACAGCCAGCACTTTGTCAAAGCTGGCATCTGCGATATGGGCTAAATTAGTAGCGCACCCTGCTTCGTAATGGATTCCGAAAGAATCAACTTTTTCCTGTTCTACCGCAGCTGCAATCATGCCCTCAGAAAGATCAATGCCATAGACTTCCTGGGCTCCCCGCCGCATCAATTCTCGGCTACAGTAACCCTCTCCGCACCCTAGATCAAGAATTCGTTGGCCCAAAACCGGCTCACACATGCCTAGAACAATAGGTCTGGCAGTGAAATCTGAAAGCGAAATGGGTTCCCCTCGAATCCAGCGGGAAGCTGACTGATCGTATAAGTTCTGAGTGGAGGACGATGGTGCTGACATAGGTGTAGGAAAGTCTGGATCAATGTATCGAGCTAACAACTAGAATCTGGAGTGATGCGGTGAGTCAAAATACTACAGAACACTTAGCCCTATATTCTAGTTAGCTGGAAAATACTGGAGATAATACTGATTTCATGAGTATGACATTTTTCAGATCAAACTTGAATGGGTAGAACCCCAGATTCACTTTTTACTGATTTTTGAAGTTTCAACTTCCCTAGGTTAACCGATTGCAATGATTTAACTAACTCGTCTCAGTAGTTCTCCAAAACCTAAAGTGCTGAGTTATAAATTCTCAGTAATTTCTCGGAAATTGGATATAACTTGCTCTAAGTGAAGGTCACTGTTGAATCAGCAGGTTAATCTATCAATGTCTGCTGAATTAGCCAAATGTTTGCTGGATGAACCGAGAAACTGGGAGCCTAAATGTCATGAATCTAGGAACTTAGTAAGTCATGCAATGTTAAATATTTTCTAAAGTTTGGTCAACATAACATCCAATGTCATTGGAGATTGTATCTTTTTTAGGGTTAGATACGGATTTCTGTGGTTACACGTATGAAAATTCGTTAGAAATACAGTTTATTTTTTAATAGATATAACTTAGACCCGATAATAGCCCTTTGTTAATTTACCAATAATGGGTTGGTTAGCATTCTCAACTGCATACTTGAAGCTAGATGGAGGGGTTGAGGCAAGATCGTAGAGTAGCAGCTTTGTTTGCCTGCGAACTATTTTACTCGACTCAAATCCTGTATCAAGTCAGCGGTGTGATCTCATTTGAATGTCGCCAATCTAAAGAATTGGTTGAAATATTCTGCATAAGAATTATCTGGATCAAGGGCTGAAATTCATTGTTGTCATTTTTAACGATCGTTGGAGTGTTATGTCGCAAAGTGTAATGACTCAGGATTGGACTCAGAAAATTAGCCAAGAACAGGCAATGGTGTTTTCTGAGCTAGGCGATCGCTTATTCAACGAATTAGCGAGCCGGATGGCAACCCGTCATCAGTACCGTTTACTGTTTGAACATACGCTCCAGCCAGAACTATTCCAGCAAATTCGGATCGCTGCAGCTGGATACATCTCTGCCTGTTTGAATAGTCCAATCATTCTCTCTGAACAAGAAATGATTGAGCGGCTGCTCGAAGCGCGGGAGCAAAACTTACTACCCAACTACTTAGGGACAGGTCTACTAGTTCCTAAGAAAGAGCACATCCTAGCCTTCAACCTGCTTCAGAAAAGTGTGGCCGATGCTTTTTTCCAACTAGGTGCGAATGATCTGATTGACGCGGTTGATCTTCCAGTCAATCTTCGCATGGTCTATGGCAAAACCAGTGCTGAGGTCTTGAAGTTGCCATTTACCAGTATGAAACGTCATAGTGATGTCTGGAATGGGGTTCACCCGGATGCAACGGTGGTTGTTCTGCCCTTATTTGGTGACATTGACAATATCACGATCGAAGCGGGAGAAATGCCCCGAGACATGGAATTACCGGCCATGCGTCTCATGTCCGATTTCAATGATGGACGCGACATTCCCATGGTGGTCTCCTATGATGAAGCCAAAATGCAGCATGGCACCATGTATTTCAATGATGCACGTGGCTTGCATCAAACGGTGCGGCGAGTTTCCCATGGATTACGGATTTCGATCGACTTCCGGTTCCGTCGGAAATTTAATGAACCTTACCGATCGATGATTTTACCGGAGGCAATGAAGCGTCCTAGTACGGGGAATTTTGAGCAAGATATGTGTGTGCCCTACGAAGATTGGCTCAAGGTTGGTCGTGAGACGATGTTAATTTTTGATGAAACGATGGAAGAATCGAGATTACGTCGTCAGGTGGGGGATGTGCCGCTCTATATTCGGGATTATCGTCTCTTGTCCTTGAACAACGCCTAGTCAGCACAACAGTCATTGCAGCTGCATTCACTGTTGCATTAAATCTTGCATTAAATGTTGCAGATATCCCATTGCGGATGAACGCTAGCAGACCGGGATCCCCTATGGGGTAACGTTTTCTATTGCTTCATCCGCAATTTTCATCAATTTTCATAGTGGCCTTAGAGGTTTCTGCTGCTGCCTCATCCCTGTTACTTCCTGCTTGATTCGCCCTGCTTGATGACTCCCCTGCTTGATGCCTCAAAGTACAGGCTTTTTCTAGCAAATTTCCCTTGCCCTGCTCCTAACCGCCCTAGGAATTCTATGATGTAAACGTTGATCAATGGATAAATCAATGGATCGATTAACGAAGGGCTGGCGAGTTGGACAACGGGTGACGATCGCACTAGCAGTGTGGAGCGTTGCTTTACCCGCTTGGGCTGAGGTGGTGAAGCTGAATTTATTGCACTTCAATGATGTCTATGAAATTACACCTGTGCAAGGGGGCCAACGTGGTGGATTAGCACGCCTAGCGACCCTACGGCAACAATTGTTGCGAGAGAACCCGCGCACGTATACGATTTTGGCTGGAGATTTCCTGAGTCCCTCTGCGCTGGGAACTGCAAAGGTAGATGGCGATCGGTTGGCGGGTCGCCAGATGGTGGCTACCTTGAATGCGTTAGGACTTGACTATGCCACCTTTGGCAACCATGAATTCGATATTTCAGAGCAGCAATTTAATCAACGCTTACAAGAATCTAAATTTCAATGGTTTTCCAGTAATGTACTGGATAAAAAAGGTGCTGCGTTCCCCAATGTGCCAAAGTCTGTGGTCTTCAATTTGAAAGGGACACAAGGTACAATTGTCCGGGTGGGTTTAATGGGCTTAACAATTGCTTCCAATCCGGTGGATTATGTGCAGTATCAGGATGTTCTGGTCTCGGCACGTCAACAGGTCAAGGCGTTACGCGATCGTGTAGATGTGCTTGTGGCTGTAACCCATTTGAGTATTGATCAGGATCGCCAGTTGGCCGAAGCGGTGCCAGAACTCGATTTGATTTTGGGTGGCCATGAGCATGAAAATATTCAGCAGTGGCGGCTGACCCAGCGCCCAGCCCGATCGCCCCAATGTCCCCTGTCCAAAACGCCCATTTTTAAAGCAGATGCTAATGCGGTAACAGCCTATATCCATCGCTTAAGTTACGACACGACGACCCGCTGTTTGACGATCGCTTCAGAATTGCGGGATATTACTGCCGATCTACCGGACGATCGTCGGACAGCACAAGTCGTCCAGGAGTGGGTTAACAAGGGGTTTGCGGGGTTTCGCACCGATGGGTTTGAACCGCAACAGGTGATTGCCACGATCCGAATGGCCCTAGATGGGCGAGAAAGTGTGGTTCGTAACCAAGCCACGCCCTTAACCGATCTGATTGCTCAATCGATGCTGCGATCGCGACAGGGCACGGAATTAGCCATTTTCAACAGTGGTGGCATTCGCATTGATGATGTCATTCCAGCGGGGCCGATTACCCAGTACGATGTGATTCGGATTTTACCCTTTGGGGGCAAAGTGCTGACGGTCAACCTACGCGGTGATATTTTGCAGAAAGTGCTAGAAATTGGCCAAACCAATCGCGGCAATGGTGGGTATTTGCAAACAGCAAATGTGCAGCGGGATGCCACAAAGCCAGTCTGGTTAATTCAGGGCAAACCGTTGGAACCTCAACGGGTTTACCGCGTTGCGATCAATGACTTTTTAGTCAGTGGTCGAGAACAGAACTTAGGGTTTCTGAAGCTGGGAGAACCTGGGATTCAACTCGTGACAAGTGGTGAAGATGTTCGCTTTGCGTTGATTCAAGCGTTGAAGTTATTATCTCCCTAAAAATTTCTATTTTGATTGTGAATGTTGTGGAGTTCCCATGAGTCGTTTTATTGCTATTAGATATTTTTCGATCTGTAACGATCGTGGGATCTCCCTAACCACAGTCCAATAAATTCGCTACTATATAAGTGGGCTAGGTAGTCAGCCCTCCCCTCCAAAAAGCAGCCAGTCTCTGAACTATAGCGCGGATAGATAAGAGAAGCTGAACGGAAGTCCCGAAGGACACAACAACGGAGGACAGTTGCTACTCAACCCATAGTCCGGTTGGTTAAGGAGGCAACCTTGCAGCAGACTGAAAATGAGACCTAAAGCGGGAGTCAGTTATCTAAGCTGTCTCCCGCTTTGTTATGGGTAATTCTGTATGGGGAACTGTTGTTGGGGATCTCTGGGCCTGTCTTGCTCGATCGTTACTTGGCCATGTCTGCCTGAACAAGGACTCCATGTTTAACACTATCTGTTGGATGGAGAATCACTGTATCCCCCAGTTGTAGCCCCTGCTTGACCTCGGCCATCAGGTGGTTGCGTTGCCCAATT is a genomic window of Alkalinema sp. FACHB-956 containing:
- a CDS encoding heme NO-binding domain-containing protein translates to MYGLVNKAIADMVKSHFGEPVWQEIRDKANVETDTFIRMEGYPDDVTHRLVKAASEVLELSPAQIMEAFGEFWVQFTASEGYGELMDMSGDDLPEFLQNLDNLHARVGVSFPKLRPPSFDCSEIDDQVLSLEYRSEREGLAPMVVGLVKGLGARFETEVDISQVESKESGSDHDEFLIHYKPQA
- a CDS encoding iron-containing redox enzyme family protein, which codes for MKIETSPFIQTFRDLAHSHELWQHPFLKRCREGQLTLPEVQILAVQMYKFSKEFNRILASILSCCPDEEAQWIILDNLFDEMGQGDLSATHPELFRRFTRAIGIPDANLLEFPATVETQAMIQTYLSLAHQYNYLAALGAICFASEGIVHSLYSQLYQGIQGAAPLTREDLIFFELHIDVDDSHAAKLLALLEPRIQNENQAIDIHRAILEALDARVQFFDGIQRRIEQMQTFTSLACRPAIPSNRLAFQPLVYSHSAS
- a CDS encoding class I SAM-dependent methyltransferase, which translates into the protein MSAPSSSTQNLYDQSASRWIRGEPISLSDFTARPIVLGMCEPVLGQRILDLGCGEGYCSRELMRRGAQEVYGIDLSEGMIAAAVEQEKVDSFGIHYEAGCATNLAHIADASFDKVLAVFLFNYLTVEQMQQCMTEVIRVLRPQGQFIFSVPHPAFPYMRKADYPFYFQVEETKYFSQRNHIFPGRIWKRDGTWLDVQLVHKTLEDYFEALRRAGFQTLPIVQELRVTPEHVQLDEAFFQPLVDFPLHLAIQVVR
- a CDS encoding bifunctional metallophosphatase/5'-nucleotidase yields the protein MDRLTKGWRVGQRVTIALAVWSVALPAWAEVVKLNLLHFNDVYEITPVQGGQRGGLARLATLRQQLLRENPRTYTILAGDFLSPSALGTAKVDGDRLAGRQMVATLNALGLDYATFGNHEFDISEQQFNQRLQESKFQWFSSNVLDKKGAAFPNVPKSVVFNLKGTQGTIVRVGLMGLTIASNPVDYVQYQDVLVSARQQVKALRDRVDVLVAVTHLSIDQDRQLAEAVPELDLILGGHEHENIQQWRLTQRPARSPQCPLSKTPIFKADANAVTAYIHRLSYDTTTRCLTIASELRDITADLPDDRRTAQVVQEWVNKGFAGFRTDGFEPQQVIATIRMALDGRESVVRNQATPLTDLIAQSMLRSRQGTELAIFNSGGIRIDDVIPAGPITQYDVIRILPFGGKVLTVNLRGDILQKVLEIGQTNRGNGGYLQTANVQRDATKPVWLIQGKPLEPQRVYRVAINDFLVSGREQNLGFLKLGEPGIQLVTSGEDVRFALIQALKLLSP